In one Mycobacterium sp. NBC_00419 genomic region, the following are encoded:
- a CDS encoding substrate-binding domain-containing protein, whose protein sequence is MGRHSKPGPGESFGEPTEPADSADSPTSRFSRPSGRDLSDYVSGGDEPDNRAHDEADAGYDDEPGYRDDYDAPAPSSYGAEPPPVPPSDGGRRRGGWEGGHRSEAGRRGVSLGVIAALVTVVVVVAAVIGWRFFGGVLSHRSTEAAQQCLAGTSNVAVVADPSIADNVTKFAESYNASATPVGDRCIKVVVTKADSDAVVNGFVSQWPADLGERPALWIPASSVSAARLQATAGKESVSDARSLVTSPVMLAVRPALKTALDQQGWGALPGLQSNPTSLESLDLPGWGSLRLALPTAGDNDATYLVAEAVAAAAAPPGGPATAGLGSVNTLIGGAPKLSDNTADEAWKALLASGDAAAAPVHAVATTEQQLFARSSSIAAAKDNIAGFLPPGPVALADYPTVLLAGTWLSEEQVSAASEFARFMRKPEQLAELAKAGFRAEGTTPQGNDVVDFGQLGAPLAVGDDSVRATLAAALSAPATGSATTIMLDQAMAGDEGGKSRLANVVAALDGRIGALPPNAAVGLWTFNGVEGRSSVSIGPLSDQLDGRARSAVLTDTLNGLSPSGGGAVSFTTLRLVYGDAVTNFRQGQTNSVLVITQGPHSDQSLDGPGLQDYVKSATDPARPVAINVIDIGDDSDRSTWEAVAQISGGSYQNVATSDSPDLIAAVSQQLS, encoded by the coding sequence ATGGGCAGGCACAGCAAACCCGGTCCCGGAGAATCCTTCGGCGAACCGACTGAGCCCGCCGACTCGGCAGACTCACCCACCAGCCGGTTCTCCCGGCCGTCGGGGCGCGATCTGTCCGACTACGTCAGCGGCGGCGACGAACCCGACAACCGGGCACACGACGAGGCCGACGCCGGCTACGACGACGAGCCCGGGTACCGCGACGACTACGACGCTCCGGCCCCGTCGTCCTACGGCGCCGAGCCGCCACCTGTGCCCCCGTCCGACGGCGGTCGCCGGCGAGGCGGCTGGGAGGGCGGTCACCGCAGTGAAGCCGGCCGCCGGGGTGTCAGTCTCGGCGTCATCGCGGCGCTGGTCACCGTGGTGGTGGTGGTCGCAGCGGTCATCGGATGGCGGTTCTTCGGCGGTGTGCTGTCCCATCGGTCCACCGAGGCAGCCCAGCAGTGCCTGGCCGGAACGTCCAACGTCGCGGTCGTTGCCGACCCGTCGATCGCCGACAACGTCACCAAGTTCGCCGAGAGCTACAACGCCAGCGCGACACCGGTGGGTGATCGCTGCATCAAAGTCGTTGTCACCAAGGCGGATTCCGATGCAGTGGTCAACGGCTTCGTCAGTCAGTGGCCTGCCGATCTCGGTGAGCGTCCCGCGTTGTGGATTCCGGCGAGTTCGGTGTCGGCGGCGCGGTTGCAGGCCACCGCCGGCAAGGAGTCGGTGAGCGACGCCCGCTCCCTGGTCACCTCACCGGTGATGCTGGCCGTGCGGCCGGCGCTGAAAACCGCCTTGGATCAACAGGGTTGGGGTGCGCTGCCGGGATTGCAGAGCAACCCGACCTCGCTGGAATCACTCGATCTGCCCGGGTGGGGATCGCTGCGGCTGGCACTGCCGACCGCCGGGGACAACGACGCGACCTATCTGGTCGCCGAGGCCGTCGCCGCGGCGGCCGCTCCCCCCGGGGGGCCGGCGACCGCCGGGCTCGGCTCGGTCAACACCTTGATCGGCGGAGCGCCCAAACTGTCCGACAACACCGCCGACGAGGCCTGGAAGGCATTGCTGGCGTCCGGCGACGCCGCGGCCGCACCGGTGCACGCGGTGGCCACCACCGAACAGCAACTGTTCGCGCGGTCGTCGTCGATCGCCGCAGCCAAGGACAACATCGCCGGTTTCCTGCCGCCGGGTCCGGTCGCGCTGGCCGACTACCCGACCGTGCTGCTGGCCGGAACGTGGCTGTCCGAAGAACAGGTGAGCGCGGCCAGCGAGTTCGCCCGCTTCATGCGCAAACCCGAACAGCTCGCCGAACTGGCCAAGGCCGGCTTCCGTGCCGAAGGCACGACCCCGCAGGGCAACGACGTCGTCGACTTCGGTCAGCTCGGGGCGCCGCTGGCAGTCGGCGACGACTCGGTGCGGGCCACGCTGGCCGCGGCGCTGTCGGCACCGGCGACCGGATCGGCCACCACGATCATGCTCGACCAGGCGATGGCCGGCGACGAGGGCGGCAAGTCCCGGTTGGCCAACGTGGTGGCCGCACTGGACGGCCGCATCGGTGCGCTTCCGCCCAACGCGGCGGTGGGCCTGTGGACGTTCAACGGTGTGGAGGGCCGCTCGTCGGTGAGCATCGGCCCGCTGTCGGATCAGCTTGACGGACGGGCCCGTTCGGCGGTGCTGACCGATACCCTCAATGGGCTGTCGCCGTCGGGTGGTGGCGCGGTGTCCTTCACCACGCTGCGGCTGGTGTACGGCGATGCGGTGACGAATTTCCGCCAGGGCCAGACGAATTCGGTTCTGGTGATCACCCAGGGTCCGCACAGCGACCAGTCGCTGGACGGTCCGGGCCTGCAGGACTACGTCAAGTCGGCCACCGACCCGGCTCGGCCGGTTGCCATCAACGTCATCGATATCGGCGACGACTCGGATCGCTCGACGTGGGAGGCGGTCGCCCAGATCTCCGGCGGCTCGTACCAGAACGTCGCGACGTCGGACTCGCCCGACCTGATCGCGGCCGTCAGCCAGCAACTGTCCTAA
- a CDS encoding alpha/beta fold hydrolase — MLPASVRQWQDGGRLVSTSAGSVFVRSSTVSAAEGSPTLLLLHGFPSSSYDFRGVVDRLGDQPWLTLDFLGFGLSDKPRPHRYSLLEQADVVCEVVGDAGVGPVVLLAHDMGTSVATELLARDLSGALPFDLQRAVLTNGSVILERASLRPSQKILRGPLGPLFARLTNERGFMRGFARLFSAAHPLSAEEAQAQWALLACEDGQRILHLLCAYLDERVRFAPRWHGAVRDWPKPLSFLWATGDPVATTEVLAGLTELRPAAEVIELPGIGHYPQLEVPDEFTAGARRLLALN, encoded by the coding sequence GTGCTGCCTGCCAGTGTTCGCCAGTGGCAAGACGGGGGCCGGCTCGTCTCGACGAGCGCCGGCTCTGTCTTCGTCCGCTCGTCAACCGTCTCAGCTGCCGAGGGAAGCCCCACTCTGCTTCTGCTGCATGGCTTTCCATCCAGCTCGTACGACTTCCGCGGGGTAGTGGACCGGCTCGGCGACCAGCCCTGGCTGACCCTGGACTTCCTCGGGTTCGGGCTGTCGGACAAGCCGCGCCCGCACCGCTACAGCCTGCTGGAGCAGGCTGACGTCGTCTGCGAGGTGGTGGGTGACGCCGGCGTCGGTCCGGTGGTGCTGCTGGCCCATGACATGGGCACCTCGGTGGCTACCGAACTGCTCGCCCGCGACCTGTCCGGTGCGTTGCCGTTCGACTTGCAGCGGGCGGTGCTCACCAACGGCAGCGTGATCCTCGAGCGGGCCAGCCTGCGCCCGAGCCAGAAGATCCTGCGCGGCCCGCTGGGTCCGCTGTTCGCCCGGCTGACCAATGAACGCGGCTTCATGCGGGGCTTCGCCCGTCTGTTCAGTGCGGCGCACCCGTTGTCTGCCGAGGAGGCGCAGGCGCAGTGGGCGCTGCTGGCCTGCGAGGACGGGCAACGCATCCTGCACCTGCTGTGCGCCTATCTCGATGAGCGGGTCCGCTTCGCGCCCCGCTGGCATGGCGCGGTTCGGGACTGGCCCAAGCCGCTGAGCTTCCTGTGGGCCACCGGCGATCCGGTGGCCACCACCGAGGTACTGGCCGGGTTGACCGAACTGCGACCGGCCGCCGAGGTGATCGAACTGCCCGGCATCGGCCACTACCCGCAGCTGGAAGTTCCCGACGAGTTCACCGCCGGCGCGCGCCGGCTGCTGGCCCTGAATTAG
- the gcvP gene encoding aminomethyl-transferring glycine dehydrogenase, producing the protein MSDHTQPTFADRHIGPDSDEVATMLEVIGVASLDELAAKALPANILDALGSDGTAPGLDRLPPAAGEHEALAELRAMADTNTIAVSMIGQGYYDTLTPPVLLRNILENPAWYTAYTPYQPEISQGRLEALLNFQTMIADLTGLEVANASMLDEGTAAAEAMTLMHRASRGSSNRLAVDADLFTQTAAILATRAEPLGIEIVTADLRGGLPEGEFFGVLAQLPGASGRVTDWSKLVEQAHERGALIALGADLLALTLIAPPGEIGADIAFGSAQRFGVPMGFGGPHAGYLAVHGKHARQLPGRLVGVSVDADGSPAYRLSLQTREQHIRRDKATSNICTAQVLLAIMAAMYASYHGAAGLTGIARRVHGHARSLAAGLSAAGVEVVYDTFFDTVLVQVPNRAAAVQAEAKGRGINIWRVDADHVSVSCDEAATAEQIALVLEAFGAGLAGDYSGPQIDSRTSEFLTHPAFTKYRTETEMMRYLRSLADKDIALDRSMIPLGSCTMKLNAAAEMESITWPEFGRQHPFAPAGDTPGLRKLIADLESWLTGVTGYDAISLQPNAGSQGEYAGLLAIRDYHVGNGDSHRDVCLIPSSAHGTNAASAAMVGMRVVVVACRDNGDVDTDDLRAKIAEHADKLAALMITYPSTHGVYEHEIADICAAVHDAGGQVYVDGANLNALVGLARPGKFGGDVSHLNLHKTFCIPHGGGGPGVGPVAVRAHLAQYLPGHPLAEELPHGHVVSAAPYGSASILPITWAYIRMMGGVGLRAASLTAIASANYIARRLDEYYPVLYTGENGMVAHECILDLRGITKATGVTVDDVAKRLADFGFHAPTMSFPVAGTLMVEPTESESLAEVDAFCEAMIAIRAEIDKVGSGEWPAEDNPLHNAPHTAACLLVDEWTHPYTREQAAYPLGKAYRPKVWPPVRRIDGAYGDRNLVCSCPPVEAFA; encoded by the coding sequence GTGTCCGACCACACCCAGCCCACTTTCGCCGACCGCCACATCGGACCGGATTCCGACGAGGTGGCCACCATGCTCGAGGTCATCGGCGTGGCATCCCTCGACGAACTCGCCGCCAAGGCGCTGCCCGCCAACATCCTCGACGCGCTCGGGTCCGACGGCACCGCCCCGGGCCTGGACCGGCTGCCCCCGGCGGCCGGTGAACACGAGGCGCTGGCCGAGCTGCGGGCGATGGCCGACACCAACACCATCGCCGTGTCGATGATCGGTCAGGGCTACTACGACACGCTGACCCCGCCGGTGCTGCTGCGCAACATCCTGGAGAACCCGGCCTGGTACACCGCCTACACGCCGTATCAGCCCGAGATCAGCCAGGGCCGGCTGGAGGCGTTGCTGAACTTCCAGACCATGATCGCCGACCTGACCGGGCTGGAGGTCGCCAACGCCTCGATGCTCGATGAGGGCACCGCGGCCGCCGAGGCGATGACGTTGATGCACCGCGCGTCGCGGGGATCGTCGAACCGGCTGGCCGTCGACGCCGACCTGTTCACACAGACCGCCGCCATCCTGGCCACGCGCGCCGAGCCGCTGGGCATCGAGATCGTGACCGCGGATCTGCGGGGCGGTCTGCCCGAAGGGGAGTTCTTCGGCGTCCTCGCCCAGCTGCCCGGCGCCAGTGGCCGGGTGACGGACTGGTCCAAGCTCGTCGAGCAGGCGCACGAACGGGGTGCACTGATCGCGTTGGGTGCCGACCTGCTGGCGCTGACGCTGATCGCCCCGCCCGGTGAAATCGGCGCCGACATCGCGTTCGGCAGCGCCCAACGATTCGGTGTGCCAATGGGATTCGGCGGCCCGCACGCCGGCTATCTGGCCGTCCACGGCAAGCATGCCCGTCAGTTGCCGGGCCGGCTGGTCGGTGTGTCGGTGGACGCCGACGGGTCGCCTGCCTATCGGCTCTCGCTGCAGACCCGCGAACAGCACATCCGCCGCGACAAGGCCACCTCCAACATCTGTACCGCCCAGGTGCTGCTGGCGATCATGGCCGCGATGTACGCCAGCTACCACGGTGCGGCCGGGCTGACCGGGATCGCCCGCCGGGTACACGGCCACGCCCGCTCGCTGGCGGCAGGCCTGAGCGCGGCCGGTGTCGAGGTCGTCTACGACACGTTCTTCGACACCGTGCTGGTGCAGGTGCCCAACCGTGCTGCCGCCGTGCAGGCCGAGGCCAAGGGCCGTGGCATCAACATCTGGCGGGTGGACGCCGACCACGTGTCGGTCAGCTGCGACGAGGCGGCCACGGCCGAGCAGATCGCGCTGGTGCTCGAAGCATTCGGAGCAGGCCTGGCCGGCGATTACTCGGGTCCGCAGATCGATTCGCGGACAAGCGAATTCCTGACTCATCCGGCGTTCACCAAATACCGCACCGAGACCGAGATGATGCGGTACCTGCGCAGCCTGGCCGACAAGGACATCGCCCTGGACCGCAGCATGATTCCGCTGGGCTCGTGCACCATGAAGCTCAACGCCGCCGCGGAGATGGAGTCCATCACCTGGCCGGAGTTCGGCCGCCAGCACCCGTTCGCACCCGCCGGTGACACCCCGGGCCTGCGCAAGCTGATCGCCGACCTGGAGAGCTGGCTGACCGGCGTCACCGGATACGACGCAATCTCGTTGCAGCCCAATGCCGGATCGCAGGGCGAGTACGCGGGCCTGCTGGCCATCCGCGACTACCACGTCGGGAATGGGGATTCCCACCGCGACGTGTGCCTGATCCCGTCGAGTGCGCACGGCACCAACGCGGCGTCGGCGGCGATGGTGGGAATGCGGGTTGTCGTGGTGGCCTGCCGCGACAACGGCGACGTCGACACCGACGATCTGCGGGCCAAGATCGCCGAGCACGCCGACAAGCTGGCGGCGCTGATGATCACCTACCCGTCCACCCACGGTGTCTACGAACACGAGATCGCCGACATCTGCGCCGCGGTGCACGATGCCGGCGGGCAGGTCTACGTCGACGGTGCGAACCTCAACGCGCTGGTGGGCTTGGCGCGTCCGGGCAAGTTCGGCGGCGACGTGAGCCATCTGAACCTGCACAAGACGTTCTGCATTCCGCACGGCGGCGGCGGACCGGGCGTCGGCCCGGTGGCGGTGCGCGCGCACCTGGCCCAGTATCTGCCCGGCCACCCGCTGGCCGAGGAACTGCCGCACGGCCACGTCGTGTCGGCCGCACCGTACGGCTCGGCCTCGATCCTGCCGATCACCTGGGCCTACATTCGGATGATGGGCGGTGTCGGCCTGCGCGCGGCGTCACTGACGGCGATCGCATCGGCCAACTACATCGCCCGCCGGCTCGACGAGTACTACCCGGTGCTCTACACCGGCGAGAACGGCATGGTGGCGCACGAGTGCATCCTCGATCTGCGCGGCATCACCAAGGCCACCGGGGTGACCGTCGACGATGTGGCAAAGCGGCTGGCGGACTTCGGCTTCCACGCGCCGACGATGAGTTTCCCGGTGGCCGGCACGCTGATGGTGGAGCCGACCGAGAGCGAGAGCCTGGCCGAGGTCGACGCGTTCTGTGAGGCGATGATCGCCATTCGCGCCGAGATCGACAAGGTGGGTTCGGGGGAGTGGCCGGCGGAGGACAACCCGCTGCACAATGCGCCGCACACCGCCGCATGCCTGCTCGTCGACGAGTGGACCCATCCGTACACCCGCGAGCAGGCGGCCTACCCGCTGGGCAAGGCCTACCGGCCCAAGGTGTGGCCGCCGGTGCGCCGGATCGACGGCGCCTACGGCGACCGCAACCTGGTGTGCTCCTGCCCGCCGGTGGAGGCCTTCGCCTGA
- a CDS encoding MerR family transcriptional regulator, translating to MDEQPRQGQLDLAGAGLSDSAGRFEDDSALRPVSEPVQAGLFPDNSVPDELVGYRGPSACQIAGITYRQLDYWARTSLVVPSIRGAAGSGSQRLYSFKDILVLKIVKRLLDTGISLHNIRVAVDHLRQRGVQDLANITLFSDGTTVYECTSAEEVVDLLQGGQGVFGIAVSGAMRELSGAIADFPGERADGGESIASPEDELASRRKSRDRKIG from the coding sequence GTGGACGAGCAGCCACGTCAGGGACAGCTGGATCTTGCTGGCGCGGGCCTTTCCGACTCCGCGGGCCGCTTCGAGGACGACAGCGCGCTGCGTCCGGTGAGCGAGCCGGTGCAGGCCGGATTGTTCCCCGACAACTCGGTGCCCGACGAACTCGTGGGCTACCGCGGGCCGAGCGCCTGCCAGATCGCCGGTATCACCTACCGCCAGCTCGACTACTGGGCCCGCACCTCACTGGTGGTCCCGTCGATTCGTGGCGCGGCAGGCTCCGGCAGCCAGCGGCTGTACTCGTTCAAGGACATTCTGGTCCTCAAGATCGTCAAGCGTCTGCTCGATACCGGCATCTCGCTGCACAACATCCGGGTGGCCGTCGACCATCTGCGGCAGCGCGGTGTGCAGGATCTGGCCAACATCACCCTGTTCTCCGACGGCACCACGGTGTACGAGTGCACCTCGGCCGAAGAGGTGGTCGACCTGTTGCAGGGCGGCCAGGGCGTGTTCGGCATCGCCGTCAGCGGTGCGATGCGTGAGCTTTCCGGCGCGATCGCGGACTTCCCCGGCGAGCGTGCCGACGGCGGCGAGTCGATCGCCTCGCCCGAAGATGAGCTCGCCTCGCGGCGCAAGAGCCGCGACCGCAAGATCGGCTGA
- a CDS encoding bifunctional nuclease family protein encodes MGEVRVVGIRVEQPQNQPVLLLRESNGDRYLPIWIGQSEATAIALEQQGVEPARPLTHDLIRDLIAALGHSLKEVRIVDLQEGTFYADLIFDRDIKVSARPSDSVAIALRMGVPIYVEESVLAEAGLLIPDEGDEESTGAVREDEVEKFKEFLDSVSPDDFKAT; translated from the coding sequence ATGGGTGAGGTTCGTGTGGTCGGGATTCGCGTTGAGCAGCCCCAGAACCAGCCGGTTCTGCTGCTCCGCGAATCCAACGGTGACCGTTACCTGCCCATCTGGATCGGCCAGTCGGAGGCCACCGCCATCGCTCTGGAACAGCAGGGGGTCGAGCCGGCCCGGCCGCTCACCCACGACCTGATCCGAGATCTCATTGCCGCCCTTGGACATTCGCTCAAGGAGGTGCGGATCGTGGATCTTCAGGAGGGCACGTTCTACGCCGACCTGATCTTCGACCGCGATATCAAGGTCTCGGCGCGCCCGTCGGACTCGGTGGCGATCGCGCTGCGGATGGGCGTGCCGATCTACGTCGAGGAGTCGGTCCTCGCCGAAGCGGGCCTGCTGATTCCCGACGAGGGCGACGAGGAGTCCACCGGAGCCGTGCGCGAAGACGAGGTCGAGAAGTTCAAGGAGTTTCTCGACAGCGTCTCCCCGGATGATTTCAAGGCGACCTGA
- the ftsR gene encoding transcriptional regulator FtsR encodes MTAPDTPALAGMSIGAVLDLLRPDFPDVTISKIRFLEAEGLVTPQRSGSGYRRFTAYDCARLRFILTAQRDHYLPLKVIKEQLDASPDGELPPAGSPYGVPRLVQVSEQAGADGAAAVTRAQARLSREDVLARSGGDDGLLTALCKAGVITTGPGGFFDEHAVVIVQCARALGDYGVEPRHLRAFRSAADRQSDLIAQIAGPVGKAGKTGARDRADDLAREVAALAITLHTSLIKSAVRDVLDR; translated from the coding sequence GTGACCGCCCCCGATACTCCCGCGCTTGCCGGGATGTCTATCGGAGCGGTCCTGGACCTGCTACGACCGGACTTCCCGGACGTGACGATCTCCAAGATCCGGTTCTTGGAAGCCGAGGGCCTCGTCACGCCACAGCGCAGCGGGTCGGGGTATCGGCGGTTCACCGCGTACGACTGTGCGAGGTTGCGGTTCATCCTGACCGCCCAGCGTGATCACTACCTGCCGCTGAAGGTCATCAAGGAACAGCTCGACGCGTCACCCGACGGCGAATTGCCGCCAGCCGGATCCCCTTACGGCGTACCGCGTTTGGTGCAGGTGTCCGAGCAGGCCGGCGCCGACGGTGCAGCCGCGGTGACACGCGCTCAGGCGCGGCTGAGCCGCGAGGACGTCCTGGCGCGCTCCGGCGGGGACGACGGTCTCTTGACCGCCCTGTGCAAAGCCGGGGTGATCACCACCGGCCCGGGCGGCTTCTTCGACGAGCATGCGGTGGTGATCGTCCAGTGCGCGCGGGCGCTCGGCGACTACGGTGTGGAGCCGCGCCACCTGCGTGCGTTCCGCTCTGCCGCCGACCGCCAGTCGGATCTGATCGCCCAGATCGCCGGCCCGGTGGGCAAGGCGGGCAAGACCGGGGCGCGCGACCGTGCCGACGACCTCGCCCGCGAGGTGGCGGCCCTGGCGATCACACTGCACACCTCGCTGATCAAGTCAGCTGTACGCGACGTTCTGGATCGCTGA
- the garA gene encoding glycogen accumulation regulator GarA, with the protein MTDKDQNSGADQVSEEVTVETTSVFRADFLNELDAPASSGSDSGVSGVEGLPVGSALLVVKRGPNAGSRFLLDQPTTSAGRHPDSDIFLDDVTVSRRHAEFRLDGNEFQVVDVGSLNGTYVNREPVDSATLANGDEVQIGKFRLVFLTGPKPADDEGGPGS; encoded by the coding sequence GTGACGGACAAGGACCAGAACTCCGGGGCAGACCAGGTGTCTGAGGAAGTCACCGTGGAGACGACATCCGTCTTCCGCGCCGACTTCCTCAACGAGCTGGATGCCCCGGCGAGCTCAGGCAGCGACAGCGGGGTGTCCGGGGTGGAAGGCCTCCCGGTCGGTTCCGCACTGCTGGTCGTCAAGCGTGGCCCCAACGCGGGCTCGCGATTCCTGCTCGACCAGCCGACCACCTCGGCCGGACGGCACCCCGACTCCGACATCTTCCTCGACGACGTGACAGTCAGCCGCCGGCATGCCGAGTTCCGGTTGGACGGCAACGAATTCCAGGTCGTCGACGTCGGCAGCCTCAACGGCACCTACGTCAACCGCGAGCCGGTCGATTCGGCGACGCTGGCCAACGGCGACGAAGTCCAGATCGGCAAGTTCCGCCTGGTCTTCCTGACCGGCCCCAAGCCGGCCGACGACGAAGGCGGTCCAGGAAGCTAG
- the gcvH gene encoding glycine cleavage system protein GcvH — translation MSEIPADLRYTPEHEWVRVTGDRVVRVGITDFAQSSLGDVVFVQLPDVGTAVTAGEAFGEVESTKSVSDLFAPVTAKVIAVNGDLDADPALVNSDPYGQGWLLDLEVDGDTLEQGLAALLDADAYRGTVTE, via the coding sequence GTGAGCGAAATCCCAGCCGACCTGCGCTACACCCCCGAGCATGAATGGGTGCGTGTCACCGGTGACCGCGTCGTGCGGGTCGGGATCACCGACTTCGCCCAGTCCTCGCTGGGGGACGTGGTCTTCGTGCAGCTGCCCGACGTCGGCACCGCGGTCACCGCAGGTGAAGCGTTCGGCGAGGTCGAGTCCACCAAGTCGGTGTCGGACCTCTTCGCGCCGGTGACGGCGAAAGTAATTGCCGTCAACGGCGATCTGGACGCCGACCCGGCACTGGTGAACTCCGACCCCTACGGGCAGGGGTGGCTGTTGGACCTCGAGGTCGACGGCGATACCCTCGAACAGGGGTTAGCGGCGCTGCTCGATGCGGACGCCTATCGGGGCACAGTCACGGAATAA